In Candidatus Paceibacterota bacterium, a single genomic region encodes these proteins:
- a CDS encoding Crp/Fnr family transcriptional regulator has translation MTQDEAIVRRAPLFTALDDASAASLRATMDTVRLPKGATLFSEGDEGHHLYVIIEGKLKLGTSSGDGRENLLSILGPGEMFGELSLFDAGPRTATATAVTDVRLLSLGHDQVIPWVTRHPQVALDLLERLAQRLRRTNEVVGDLVFSDVPGRVAKALMDLGDRFGKETDEGLYVNHDLTQEELAQLVGASRETVNKALADFASRNWIRLDGRAVLIIDVDRLNKRGR, from the coding sequence GTGACTCAAGACGAAGCGATTGTTCGCCGCGCCCCATTATTTACTGCCCTCGATGACGCCTCAGCCGCATCCCTACGTGCCACCATGGACACGGTGAGACTACCAAAAGGTGCAACTCTCTTCTCTGAAGGCGACGAGGGACATCATCTTTACGTGATCATCGAAGGCAAATTAAAATTGGGTACATCCAGCGGAGATGGTCGAGAGAATTTACTTTCAATTCTTGGACCGGGCGAAATGTTCGGCGAACTCTCCCTCTTTGATGCCGGCCCGCGCACCGCAACTGCAACCGCGGTCACTGACGTTCGACTCCTAAGTCTCGGACACGATCAAGTTATTCCGTGGGTTACACGACACCCGCAGGTTGCACTCGATTTACTAGAGCGATTGGCGCAAAGATTGCGTCGCACCAATGAAGTTGTTGGCGATCTAGTTTTCTCGGATGTTCCAGGTCGTGTTGCAAAAGCACTTATGGATCTGGGTGATCGCTTTGGAAAAGAGACCGATGAAGGTCTTTACGTTAACCACGACCTCACGCAAGAAGAACTCGCACAACTCGTGGGCGCTTCGCGCGAAACGGTAAACAAAGCACTCGCGGACTTCGCAAGTCGTAATTGGATCCGACTCGACGGTCGTGCAGTCCTTATCATTGATGTCGATCGTTTGAACAAGCGCGGGCGTTAA
- the nth gene encoding endonuclease III, producing MTDPQSVKSARSIYRILSKTYPDVHCELDFKNPLQLLVATVLSAQCTDKRVNQVTPALFRKYRTVQDFAGADLLEIEELVHSTGFFRAKARNIKGLAIKLESEFNGKVPRTLEELVTLPGVGRKTANVVLGHAFDTPGITVDTHFGRLSRRFQWSHSLDPVKVERDVAALIPQQEWTNLSQRMIWHGRRICHSRKPACGACPLAKICPSVGIGEMDPARARALVKSDSDFR from the coding sequence ATGACCGATCCGCAATCTGTGAAGAGCGCTCGCTCGATTTACCGGATCCTCTCCAAGACCTACCCCGATGTGCACTGCGAGTTGGATTTCAAGAACCCTCTGCAGCTCTTGGTCGCCACGGTGCTTTCTGCCCAGTGCACGGATAAGCGGGTGAACCAGGTGACTCCCGCCCTTTTCCGGAAGTACCGCACAGTCCAGGATTTCGCCGGTGCGGATCTTCTGGAAATTGAGGAGCTCGTGCACTCCACCGGGTTTTTCCGAGCCAAGGCTAGGAATATAAAAGGTCTGGCGATCAAGCTTGAGTCTGAATTCAACGGAAAGGTCCCGCGCACTCTGGAGGAGTTAGTGACTCTGCCTGGAGTGGGTCGGAAGACTGCGAACGTCGTGTTGGGGCATGCCTTTGACACGCCAGGTATTACCGTAGATACGCACTTTGGACGATTGAGTCGACGCTTTCAGTGGAGTCACTCGCTGGACCCGGTGAAGGTCGAACGCGATGTTGCTGCACTAATACCCCAACAGGAATGGACAAACTTGTCTCAGCGGATGATTTGGCACGGTCGGCGGATCTGTCACTCGCGCAAGCCGGCTTGTGGTGCCTGCCCACTAGCGAAGATCTGCCCATCAGTTGGGATTGGCGAGATGGATCCCGCACGGGCACGGGCACTCGTCAAGTCAGATTCGGATTTCC